Proteins encoded by one window of Dokdonella sp.:
- the drmD gene encoding DISARM system SNF2-like helicase DrmD: protein MDIASEQQPQTYRARPEPGQLVEVRRRQWVVADVNAAGLDTGTPQHCLTLSSIDEDGLGEELQVVWEIEPGAQVIERAGLPSVTGQDDSDTLDAFLDAVRWGAATNADRGFLQAPFRSGVSIEDFQLDPLVRAIDMARVNLLIADDVGLGKTIEAGLVIQELLLRHRARAVLIVCPASLQEKWRVEMLEKFGLDFRVVDTDYIKRLRRERGIHANPWTSHPRLITSMDWAKSGEGLRAMRDVIPPHVGHLRKFDLLVVDEAHNVAPAAGAHYALESQRTRFVRAIGPHFQHRLFLTATPHNGYTESFTSLLELLDDQRFARNILPDEKRLSQVMIRRLKSDLVDAQGNPLYARRTLQALEVPYTAEEREIHRKLDDYCASREKDAEKSGNGFGTAFVNRLLKKRLLSSPAAFASTLEKHVASLSEARPAKPDAMAERILHKAILKADEDYADDSEVENAQAEAIEEATRRSMPLTAEQQALLDDLRAWAQRARNQADSKAKAILDWLTANLKSDGQWNNRRVILFTEYRTTHQWMHQILASHGFGGERLGLLHGGLSQEEREPIKAAFQASPQDSPVRILLATDAASEGIDLQNHCNRLIHLEIPYNPNVMEQRNGRIDRHGQREKEVLIWHPVDGGGANGTPVGGHGEDILRALRKLDSMRADMGSVNPVIAPQMSGLIEGSLKDLDTRMAEARIARAKNFVRAERELKERVAKLHECLLTTKQDFHLTPDHVLMAVKTGLALAGRPPLEPVELAGTPSGTVFRMPALSGSWARCLEGLRHPHTQKIRPITFDHAIASGRDDVVLVHLNHRLVQMCLRLLRAEIWAQDDVKKLHRVTVRTVPDALVDGPAVVVVSRLVVTGGNHHRLHEELTVSGGYLRDQSFRREEGVTRVQQWLDETKPITAAPSLFDALRTRFDRQQEAILKAVDARSKERLRYLTNTLQTRKQQEIDDIGTVLDELEQAIRSELKKEQQPEQLSLFTEDERTQLRRDIAALEARIARIPDERQMEIQAIEARYAKLDDRTFPVAVIFVVPEGGTR from the coding sequence ATGGACATCGCAAGCGAACAGCAACCTCAGACATATCGCGCTCGCCCCGAGCCAGGGCAACTCGTCGAAGTGCGCCGCCGTCAGTGGGTGGTGGCGGACGTCAATGCCGCCGGACTCGATACCGGTACGCCTCAACACTGCCTGACGTTGTCGTCGATCGACGAGGACGGTCTCGGCGAAGAACTGCAAGTCGTCTGGGAGATCGAGCCGGGCGCTCAGGTCATCGAGCGAGCTGGCCTGCCTTCGGTCACAGGGCAGGACGACTCCGATACGCTCGACGCTTTCCTCGATGCCGTGCGGTGGGGTGCGGCCACCAATGCCGATCGTGGATTTCTCCAAGCCCCGTTCCGTAGCGGCGTCAGCATCGAGGACTTCCAACTCGATCCCCTGGTGCGCGCCATCGACATGGCGCGCGTCAACCTGCTCATTGCCGACGACGTCGGCCTCGGCAAAACCATCGAAGCCGGTCTGGTCATTCAGGAACTGCTGCTGCGGCATCGCGCGCGCGCCGTCCTGATCGTCTGCCCCGCGTCGCTTCAGGAGAAGTGGCGCGTCGAGATGCTGGAGAAGTTCGGCCTCGACTTCCGCGTGGTCGATACCGACTACATCAAGCGACTGCGGCGCGAGCGCGGCATCCACGCCAACCCGTGGACGTCGCATCCGCGCCTCATCACGTCGATGGATTGGGCCAAGAGCGGCGAGGGCTTGCGCGCCATGCGCGACGTGATTCCACCGCACGTCGGCCATCTGCGCAAGTTCGACCTGCTGGTCGTGGACGAAGCCCACAACGTCGCGCCCGCCGCAGGCGCGCACTACGCGCTGGAGAGCCAGCGCACACGCTTCGTCCGCGCCATCGGGCCGCACTTCCAGCATCGCCTGTTCCTGACCGCAACGCCGCACAACGGCTACACCGAGTCGTTCACCTCGCTGCTGGAACTGCTCGACGACCAGCGTTTCGCGCGCAATATCCTCCCCGATGAGAAGCGCCTGAGTCAGGTGATGATCCGTCGCCTGAAAAGCGATCTGGTCGATGCGCAGGGCAACCCTTTGTATGCCCGCCGTACCTTGCAGGCGCTCGAAGTTCCGTACACGGCGGAGGAGCGCGAGATTCATCGCAAGCTGGACGACTACTGCGCCAGCCGCGAAAAGGACGCCGAGAAATCAGGCAACGGCTTCGGCACGGCCTTCGTCAACCGGCTCCTCAAGAAGCGTCTGCTCTCGTCGCCAGCGGCGTTCGCGTCCACGCTCGAAAAGCACGTCGCATCGCTGTCCGAAGCCCGGCCCGCGAAGCCGGACGCGATGGCCGAGCGCATCCTGCACAAGGCCATCCTGAAGGCCGACGAGGACTACGCCGACGACAGCGAAGTCGAGAACGCCCAAGCCGAAGCCATTGAGGAAGCCACGCGCCGCTCAATGCCGCTGACGGCGGAGCAGCAGGCGCTGCTGGACGATTTGCGCGCGTGGGCGCAACGTGCCCGCAATCAGGCCGACTCCAAGGCCAAGGCCATCCTCGACTGGCTCACGGCCAACCTCAAGTCGGATGGCCAGTGGAACAACCGCCGGGTAATCCTGTTCACCGAATACCGCACTACGCATCAGTGGATGCATCAAATTCTCGCCAGCCACGGCTTCGGCGGCGAGCGTCTCGGCCTGCTGCACGGTGGCCTCTCCCAAGAAGAGCGCGAACCCATCAAGGCGGCGTTCCAAGCCTCGCCGCAGGATTCGCCCGTGCGCATCCTGCTCGCCACCGATGCGGCGTCCGAAGGCATCGACTTGCAGAACCACTGCAATCGGCTCATCCACCTGGAGATTCCCTACAACCCCAACGTGATGGAGCAGCGCAACGGGCGTATCGACCGCCACGGCCAGCGTGAGAAGGAAGTGCTGATCTGGCACCCGGTCGATGGCGGCGGTGCGAACGGCACACCGGTCGGTGGCCACGGCGAGGACATCCTGCGTGCCCTGCGCAAGCTGGATTCGATGCGCGCCGACATGGGCAGCGTCAATCCAGTCATCGCGCCGCAGATGTCCGGCCTCATTGAAGGCTCGCTGAAGGACTTGGACACCCGCATGGCCGAGGCGCGGATCGCCCGGGCCAAGAACTTCGTGCGCGCCGAGCGCGAATTGAAGGAGCGGGTCGCCAAACTCCATGAGTGCCTGCTCACCACAAAACAGGACTTCCACCTCACGCCCGACCACGTCCTAATGGCCGTGAAGACCGGCCTCGCGCTGGCGGGCCGTCCGCCGCTGGAACCCGTCGAACTGGCGGGCACACCCTCGGGCACCGTCTTCCGCATGCCCGCGCTATCCGGCTCGTGGGCACGCTGCCTGGAAGGGCTGCGCCACCCGCACACCCAGAAGATACGGCCCATCACCTTCGACCACGCCATCGCCAGTGGCCGCGACGACGTGGTGCTCGTCCATTTGAACCATCGCCTGGTGCAGATGTGCCTACGCCTGCTGCGCGCCGAAATCTGGGCGCAGGACGATGTGAAGAAGCTGCACCGCGTTACCGTCCGCACCGTGCCGGATGCGCTCGTCGATGGCCCCGCCGTGGTCGTCGTCTCGCGGCTGGTCGTCACCGGTGGCAACCATCATCGGCTGCACGAAGAGCTGACGGTCTCGGGTGGCTATCTGCGTGACCAGTCCTTCCGCCGCGAAGAAGGCGTCACCCGTGTCCAGCAATGGCTGGATGAGACAAAGCCCATCACCGCAGCCCCATCCTTGTTCGATGCGCTTCGCACCCGCTTCGATCGCCAGCAGGAAGCCATCCTGAAAGCGGTGGATGCCCGTTCCAAAGAACGTCTCCGCTACCTGACCAACACGCTCCAGACCCGCAAGCAGCAGGAAATCGACGACATCGGCACCGTGCTGGATGAACTGGAGCAGGCCATCCGGTCCGAGTTGAAGAAAGAGCAGCAACCCGAACAGCTCTCGCTCTTCACCGAAGACGAGCGCACGCAGCTCCGGCGCGACATCGCCGCGCTGGAAGCGCGCATCGCACGCATCCCCGATGAACGCCAAATGGAGATACAAGCCATAGAAGCCCGCTACGCCAAACTCGACGACCGCACCTTCCCGGTCGCGGTGATCTTCGTCGTGCCGGAGGGAGGCACGAGATGA
- a CDS encoding tyrosine-type recombinase/integrase yields MAKVRTRPETGTLYLDFFYRGVRCREQTALEDTAANRRSVQALLNRIEKEIRQGTFDYAATFPASPRAARFESSNGALSVPARSMRLPSAHTAANVPLFGEFSATWRAEMAPQWRRLHRIAVDVIFDRHLLPNFGPRPLDQITKAEVLSFRARLADLPGRGNKTLSSATINKVMVILRQMMAEAADRFDLPDAFKGIKRLKGKKSEVQPFAMDEVERIRTTIRADYRNYITVRFFTGMRTGEINGLKWKNVDFERGLILVREVFSAGELEENAKTETSLRDIPMLPIVREALDAQWSTRHPDSEFVFCSRDGAPIDAHNFANRIWYPLLRYLDVEKRRPYQTRHTTATLMLAAGENPEWIAKLMGHANTQMLFTVYSRFVPNLTRQDGLAITGFLNSRSQSQTEAATPITPEQVSAMSAKELRAALRQLLATPSN; encoded by the coding sequence ATGGCTAAGGTCCGCACTCGCCCCGAGACGGGGACGCTCTACCTGGATTTCTTCTATCGGGGCGTGCGCTGCAGGGAGCAAACCGCACTTGAGGATACGGCCGCGAATCGACGCTCGGTTCAGGCCCTCTTGAATCGAATCGAGAAGGAAATCCGCCAAGGGACCTTCGACTACGCGGCCACCTTCCCCGCCAGCCCGCGCGCTGCACGGTTCGAGTCGTCGAATGGCGCTTTGAGCGTTCCCGCCCGCTCGATGCGCCTGCCATCGGCACACACCGCAGCCAACGTGCCGCTCTTTGGCGAGTTTTCCGCAACGTGGCGTGCTGAGATGGCGCCCCAGTGGAGGCGCCTGCATCGGATCGCCGTGGATGTGATCTTCGACAGGCACTTGCTTCCGAACTTCGGACCAAGGCCCCTCGATCAGATCACCAAGGCCGAGGTGCTCTCGTTTCGTGCACGGCTGGCGGACCTTCCGGGTCGCGGCAACAAGACGCTCTCCTCGGCCACCATCAACAAGGTCATGGTCATCCTGCGCCAGATGATGGCCGAGGCCGCCGATCGTTTCGACCTGCCGGATGCGTTCAAGGGCATCAAGCGGCTGAAGGGCAAGAAATCCGAGGTGCAACCCTTCGCGATGGACGAGGTGGAGCGCATTCGCACCACGATCCGCGCCGATTATCGCAACTACATCACCGTGCGCTTCTTCACCGGCATGCGGACGGGTGAGATCAACGGGCTCAAATGGAAAAACGTGGACTTCGAACGGGGCTTGATCCTGGTACGCGAGGTCTTCTCCGCCGGTGAGCTGGAGGAGAACGCGAAGACCGAAACCTCGCTGCGCGACATCCCGATGTTGCCCATCGTGCGCGAGGCACTGGATGCGCAATGGAGCACGCGCCATCCGGACAGCGAGTTCGTCTTTTGCTCGCGGGATGGCGCACCGATCGATGCGCACAACTTCGCGAACCGAATCTGGTATCCGCTGCTGAGATACCTCGACGTCGAAAAGCGGCGTCCCTACCAGACGCGCCACACCACCGCGACGCTGATGCTGGCCGCAGGCGAAAACCCGGAGTGGATTGCCAAGCTAATGGGACACGCGAACACCCAGATGCTGTTCACGGTGTACTCGCGGTTCGTACCCAACCTCACGCGCCAGGACGGGTTGGCGATCACCGGCTTCCTGAACTCCCGCAGTCAATCGCAAACCGAAGCAGCAACACCCATCACGCCCGAACAGGTATCGGCGATGTCCGCCAAGGAACTGCGCGCGGCCCTGCGCCAGTTGCTAGCCACACCCTCCAACTGA
- a CDS encoding IS3 family transposase (programmed frameshift), which yields MATKTAGRKARRSRFSAEFKQQALLRAVKDGVPAAAQEPGLAPAQLYAWRSKAQQQGQNDEAQRLQQSELARLRRELARVEEENAFLKNGGGVLREAAEVKYATMREHEGEFAVRLMCRVLSVSASGYYDWRKRGASKRAQARAALDAQAEAEFKAHKGRAGSPRLSRHLHRGRRQVAMSLRRQGLRAKAARKFTATTNSNHALPVAENRLQQNFTVERANQAWVGDITFIGTDEGWLYLAVVMDLYSRRIVGWSMGDRMPASLVCDALRMALFNRRMPRGVLMHTDRGSQYCSHEHRDLLDQHGLIASMSAKGNCYDNAAMESWNHSLKVEAIHGERFATREQARAHVFEYIEVDYNRNRLHSTLGYLSPEQFEQANAA from the exons ATGGCAACGAAGACGGCAGGACGGAAGGCGCGGCGGTCGCGCTTCAGCGCGGAGTTCAAGCAGCAGGCATTGCTGAGGGCGGTGAAGGACGGGGTGCCGGCGGCGGCGCAGGAGCCGGGCCTGGCGCCGGCGCAGCTGTACGCGTGGCGATCCAAGGCGCAGCAGCAGGGCCAGAACGACGAAGCGCAGCGGCTGCAGCAGTCAGAGCTGGCGCGGCTGCGGCGTGAGCTGGCGCGGGTGGAAGAGGAGAACGCCTTCCTAAAAA ATGGCGGCGGCGTACTTCGCGAAGCAGCCGAAGTGAAGTACGCAACGATGAGGGAACACGAGGGCGAGTTCGCGGTGCGGTTGATGTGCCGGGTGCTGTCGGTGTCGGCGAGCGGGTACTACGACTGGCGCAAGCGGGGCGCATCGAAGCGGGCACAGGCGCGAGCCGCGCTGGATGCGCAGGCGGAAGCGGAGTTCAAGGCCCACAAGGGCCGCGCCGGTTCGCCGCGGCTGTCGCGTCACCTGCATCGAGGACGTCGGCAGGTGGCGATGAGCCTGCGTCGTCAGGGCCTGCGTGCCAAGGCCGCGCGGAAGTTCACGGCGACGACGAACTCGAACCACGCGCTGCCGGTGGCGGAGAACCGGCTGCAGCAGAACTTCACGGTGGAGCGGGCCAATCAGGCATGGGTGGGCGACATCACGTTCATCGGAACGGACGAAGGCTGGCTGTACCTGGCGGTGGTGATGGACCTGTACTCGCGTCGGATCGTGGGCTGGTCGATGGGCGATCGCATGCCGGCCTCGCTGGTGTGCGACGCGCTGCGCATGGCGCTGTTCAACCGCAGGATGCCGCGCGGCGTCCTCATGCACACCGATCGCGGCAGCCAGTACTGCTCGCACGAGCACCGCGACCTCCTCGACCAGCATGGCCTGATCGCCAGCATGAGCGCCAAGGGCAACTGCTACGACAACGCGGCGATGGAAAGCTGGAACCACAGCCTCAAGGTCGAGGCGATCCACGGCGAACGCTTCGCCACGCGCGAGCAGGCGCGTGCGCACGTGTTCGAGTACATCGAGGTTGACTACAATCGAAACCGCCTGCACTCAACTCTTGGCTATCTCAGTCCGGAGCAGTTCGAGCAGGCAAACGCTGCTTAG
- the dcm gene encoding DNA (cytosine-5-)-methyltransferase: MKNTIACIDLFCGAGGLTHGFILEGLNVVAGIDLDPACRFPYEQNNAKAKFIERDIRRFSARELKGMFSGAEITVLAGCAPCQPFSTYAQRYELNAKDGKWGLLYEFARLAKGANPDVITMENVPTVAKHEVFHDFVDTLKRLGYEVWHDVVDSSLYGVPQMRRRMVLLASKHGKIEMIEPTRKKPKTVKQAIGRLRHLSAGESAPKDKLHVTSTLSETNLKRIKASKPGGTWRDWPKNLVADCHRADSGRTYPGVYGRMEWDKPAPTMTTQCFGFGNGRFGHPEQDRAISLREAAILQSFPRDYKFIPKRGEVSFKVLGRLIGNAVPVDLGRAIARSINRHLALVAR; the protein is encoded by the coding sequence ATGAAGAACACTATTGCATGCATTGATCTATTTTGCGGAGCAGGTGGACTTACGCATGGATTTATCCTGGAGGGGCTTAACGTCGTCGCGGGAATTGATCTTGATCCCGCTTGTCGATTTCCTTACGAACAGAACAACGCGAAGGCCAAGTTCATTGAGCGCGACATCAGAAGATTTTCTGCCCGAGAACTTAAAGGAATGTTTTCCGGCGCAGAAATCACTGTATTAGCTGGTTGCGCGCCATGCCAACCCTTCTCGACCTACGCGCAGCGCTACGAACTAAACGCTAAAGATGGCAAGTGGGGTCTCCTGTACGAGTTCGCTCGCCTCGCGAAGGGCGCCAATCCCGATGTGATCACGATGGAGAACGTGCCAACCGTCGCCAAGCACGAGGTCTTTCACGATTTCGTGGATACGCTGAAACGGCTCGGCTACGAGGTCTGGCACGACGTCGTCGATAGTTCCCTCTATGGCGTCCCGCAGATGCGACGTCGGATGGTGTTGTTGGCATCCAAGCACGGCAAGATCGAGATGATCGAGCCGACGCGCAAGAAACCCAAGACGGTGAAGCAAGCCATCGGTCGCCTGCGTCATCTCAGCGCCGGTGAATCCGCTCCCAAGGACAAACTGCACGTCACCTCGACGCTCTCCGAAACGAATCTCAAGCGGATCAAGGCGTCCAAACCCGGCGGCACTTGGCGCGATTGGCCGAAGAACCTCGTCGCCGATTGCCACCGCGCAGACAGCGGGCGCACTTATCCGGGCGTCTATGGACGCATGGAGTGGGACAAGCCCGCGCCGACGATGACGACCCAGTGCTTTGGATTCGGCAATGGCCGCTTTGGCCACCCCGAGCAGGATCGGGCCATCTCGCTGCGTGAAGCGGCGATCTTGCAGAGCTTTCCGCGTGACTACAAATTCATCCCGAAGCGTGGTGAGGTCAGCTTCAAGGTACTCGGACGGCTCATCGGCAACGCGGTGCCCGTCGATCTCGGTCGCGCCATCGCCCGCAGCATCAATCGGCACCTCGCCCTGGTCGCACGGTGA
- a CDS encoding TraI domain-containing protein has protein sequence METSIPDIHTILIRAVVTHVATFETGVHHVRLLHEYEQIDAVSWLPPLPAHPDRVLKAEVRALPLDTRNGTTHVVTRITPDPDMDVFELIPDAFGQPSDIVERCREVVDACKTNPLRRFLSDVFSMSSVYHDFWTCPASRAHHHAFPGGLAQHSIEMAENVRDTPRLSNLERDVGIAFALLHDVGKLWCYAPDTSHMHPMGHELVGLAQLHPALERLAKRWPDGAVAMRSLLSGQWKHLGGKPLMAVASLVRAFDQSSAERDLRSRNRHPHRPWSPSSPDRAPLNPYEANAPVRTP, from the coding sequence ATGGAAACCTCGATTCCTGACATCCACACCATCCTCATCCGTGCCGTCGTCACGCATGTGGCCACGTTCGAGACCGGCGTGCATCACGTCCGCCTGCTGCACGAGTACGAACAGATCGATGCTGTGTCCTGGCTGCCGCCACTGCCGGCGCATCCGGATCGCGTGCTCAAGGCGGAAGTTCGCGCGCTGCCGTTGGACACTCGAAACGGCACCACGCATGTGGTGACACGGATTACGCCGGACCCGGACATGGACGTGTTCGAGCTCATCCCCGATGCATTTGGCCAACCCAGCGACATCGTGGAACGGTGCCGGGAAGTCGTGGATGCCTGTAAAACCAATCCCCTGCGCCGCTTCCTCAGTGACGTCTTCTCCATGTCATCGGTGTACCACGATTTCTGGACCTGTCCGGCGTCGCGCGCGCATCACCACGCGTTCCCTGGCGGGCTCGCACAGCACTCCATCGAGATGGCTGAAAACGTCCGCGATACCCCGCGCCTGAGCAACCTGGAGCGCGACGTAGGAATCGCATTTGCCCTGCTGCACGATGTGGGCAAGCTCTGGTGCTACGCCCCGGACACATCGCACATGCACCCCATGGGGCACGAGCTGGTCGGCCTGGCCCAACTGCATCCTGCGCTGGAACGGCTGGCTAAGCGCTGGCCTGACGGCGCCGTCGCGATGCGCTCGCTGTTGTCAGGGCAATGGAAGCACCTGGGCGGCAAGCCGCTCATGGCTGTCGCAAGCCTGGTGCGCGCCTTCGATCAGTCCAGCGCTGAACGCGACCTGCGCTCGCGAAATCGCCACCCGCACCGGCCGTGGTCGCCGAGCAGCCCGGACCGCGCCCCCCTCAATCCGTACGAAGCGAATGCACCGGTTCGGACGCCGTAA
- a CDS encoding helix-turn-helix transcriptional regulator, with protein sequence MSRIGDAIQETLSVIRFRLTELIADKAFKERRVIPLSEVAAATGIHRATLSKIANQPGANISTDLVDKLCRYFECQPGSLMTYLKDDLIEFGDGASGR encoded by the coding sequence ATGTCGCGTATTGGCGACGCCATTCAGGAAACATTAAGCGTGATCCGCTTTCGGCTGACAGAGTTGATTGCCGACAAGGCGTTCAAGGAACGCCGGGTCATTCCATTGAGCGAGGTCGCGGCAGCCACGGGGATTCATCGCGCCACCCTTTCCAAGATCGCGAATCAGCCTGGCGCCAATATCAGCACGGACCTCGTCGACAAGCTTTGTCGGTACTTTGAGTGCCAACCCGGCAGCCTGATGACGTATCTCAAGGACGATCTGATCGAATTTGGTGATGGGGCCAGCGGGCGATGA
- a CDS encoding UvrD-helicase domain-containing protein — MKWGSTKAGEIFTGNNRWQAEIKGDRLSLWVDSQPNTSVHLIQVRSIQVSTGMVWATCHFDFLQGEEKVRRAVDGIPNEQAIQMQRAIAEATANALATFVGANTRDLESWLDQAMARLKLEPGRFVGDDEIQEALANVKAPATPGNVSWGAILWHDQATNARKKGKAWPSWKDPPSIELANRLHSHDEAAFGAAMDQWFAAMMPMIPKGQWIPKGTPKRILAMFPVPEWPGRKWKQAVGDATPLATLKKIFDEQNEKHLARQRVARKPFFDEVEKNPLTDEQIHACVCMDDAVMVVAAAGSGKTSTMVAKTGYVLRESLATPEQILLLAFNRATADEVGERIAEQLKGVPDVDKVKSNTFHAFGIEVIGMATGKRPSLAPWVSPDNPGADIREVGNIIDTLCQDAAFKREWDLFRTVYGRDVGRWGQRQEPDAYVDGVRGFLTAKGEVVKSKEERVIADWLFYCGVDYAYERAYEHETADENHRQYFPDFYYPAAKLYHEHFALNAKGESPKEFKNYLEGVQWKRGKHLEMKTALVETTSHTLSTGQWMADLEKALVERGVQPVFDPNREVPGLPPVSQEELARSFRVFQQHVKNNGLSHRQLHAALKMQSKEGFAARLRIYLSLYERVAAEWERRLREGKFIDFEDMLIRAAEHVESGKYKSPYTVILADEFQDCSRARIRLLKALAANPDSQTHLCVVGDDWQGINRFAGSDISVMTEFEKTFDHATRLTLNTTFRCPQELCDVSSEFIQANPAQIKKRVQTTNPLTKTPLLAYGFSSKESIAPHVEQQLALMHKFVAEGKLKPAKGSHITIMLLGRYHDDKPGSLASWQNRFGDRLNIEFRTVHGSKGLEAEYVFVLNVIQETRGFPSQIQDDPALQLAMPTPDPHPFAEERRLFYVAMTRARKQVRFYTMLAQPSQFLVELVNQGHLQIEPVDGEPLEACPKCGNGVLQVRDGHYGAFHGCSRFPACDFKRNANQGAGRRARPAGRSSRLPAAIKSGDQCPVCQQGVIQQKSGRNGPFLGCSRYREGCRATGNVSQR; from the coding sequence ATGAAGTGGGGCTCAACCAAGGCAGGTGAAATCTTTACCGGCAACAATCGCTGGCAGGCCGAGATCAAGGGCGACCGACTTTCGCTGTGGGTGGATAGCCAGCCCAATACTTCAGTCCACCTAATCCAGGTGCGGTCCATCCAGGTGTCCACCGGCATGGTGTGGGCCACCTGCCACTTCGACTTCCTTCAAGGAGAAGAGAAGGTCCGCCGTGCAGTGGATGGCATTCCCAACGAGCAGGCCATCCAGATGCAGCGCGCTATAGCAGAAGCCACCGCAAACGCCTTGGCTACCTTCGTTGGCGCCAACACTCGTGACCTTGAGTCCTGGCTGGACCAGGCGATGGCAAGGTTGAAACTGGAACCCGGCAGGTTCGTGGGTGACGACGAGATTCAAGAGGCCCTGGCCAACGTCAAGGCACCGGCTACACCGGGCAACGTTTCTTGGGGTGCCATCCTGTGGCACGACCAAGCGACGAACGCACGCAAAAAGGGCAAAGCCTGGCCCTCGTGGAAAGACCCTCCCAGCATTGAGTTGGCTAACCGGCTCCACTCACATGACGAGGCGGCATTTGGGGCAGCAATGGATCAGTGGTTCGCCGCGATGATGCCCATGATCCCCAAGGGGCAGTGGATACCGAAAGGAACACCGAAGCGGATCCTTGCAATGTTTCCAGTACCCGAATGGCCTGGAAGGAAATGGAAGCAAGCTGTTGGCGACGCGACACCGCTAGCGACATTGAAGAAGATCTTCGACGAACAGAATGAGAAGCATCTGGCGCGCCAACGCGTGGCCCGCAAGCCGTTCTTCGACGAGGTGGAGAAGAACCCGCTGACCGACGAGCAGATCCATGCGTGCGTGTGCATGGATGACGCGGTCATGGTGGTCGCCGCGGCTGGCTCAGGAAAAACTTCTACGATGGTGGCCAAGACCGGCTACGTCCTCCGCGAGTCCCTGGCCACGCCCGAGCAGATCCTGTTGCTAGCGTTCAACCGGGCCACCGCCGATGAAGTGGGCGAACGCATTGCCGAGCAGCTAAAAGGCGTGCCTGACGTAGACAAGGTGAAGTCCAACACCTTCCATGCCTTCGGCATTGAGGTAATTGGCATGGCAACGGGCAAGCGGCCGTCACTTGCGCCTTGGGTAAGCCCGGACAACCCTGGGGCAGACATCCGCGAGGTTGGCAATATCATCGACACACTCTGCCAGGACGCGGCGTTCAAGCGCGAGTGGGATTTGTTCCGCACTGTCTACGGTCGCGACGTGGGGAGGTGGGGGCAACGGCAGGAACCTGACGCTTACGTCGACGGCGTGCGCGGCTTTCTCACTGCCAAGGGTGAGGTTGTCAAAAGCAAGGAAGAACGCGTCATCGCCGACTGGCTGTTTTACTGCGGCGTGGATTACGCCTACGAGCGCGCTTACGAACACGAAACGGCCGACGAGAACCATCGCCAGTATTTCCCAGACTTCTACTATCCAGCCGCCAAGCTGTACCACGAGCACTTCGCGCTCAATGCGAAAGGCGAGTCCCCCAAGGAGTTCAAGAACTACTTGGAAGGAGTCCAGTGGAAACGCGGAAAACATCTGGAAATGAAAACGGCGCTAGTGGAGACAACCTCCCACACGTTGTCCACCGGTCAATGGATGGCCGATCTGGAAAAAGCATTGGTCGAGCGAGGCGTCCAGCCTGTATTCGATCCCAACCGGGAAGTGCCTGGCTTACCGCCAGTGTCCCAAGAGGAGCTGGCTCGCTCGTTCCGCGTGTTCCAGCAACACGTGAAGAACAATGGTCTGTCGCATCGCCAGCTGCACGCAGCGTTGAAGATGCAGTCCAAGGAGGGGTTTGCAGCTCGACTGAGGATCTATCTGTCGCTGTACGAACGAGTCGCCGCAGAGTGGGAGCGCCGGCTTCGGGAAGGCAAGTTCATCGACTTCGAGGACATGCTGATTCGGGCGGCCGAACACGTTGAATCCGGGAAGTACAAAAGCCCCTATACCGTCATCCTGGCCGACGAGTTCCAAGATTGTTCCCGTGCACGCATCCGTCTGTTGAAGGCGTTGGCTGCAAACCCAGATTCACAGACCCATCTGTGCGTGGTCGGAGACGACTGGCAGGGTATCAATCGATTCGCCGGTTCGGATATTTCGGTCATGACCGAGTTTGAGAAGACCTTCGATCACGCCACACGATTGACCTTGAACACCACCTTTCGGTGTCCGCAGGAGCTGTGCGACGTATCTAGTGAGTTCATCCAAGCTAATCCGGCGCAGATCAAGAAGAGAGTCCAGACCACCAATCCGCTGACCAAGACGCCGCTTTTGGCTTATGGGTTTTCGAGCAAGGAAAGCATTGCACCACATGTTGAGCAACAGCTGGCGCTCATGCATAAGTTCGTTGCCGAGGGCAAGCTGAAGCCTGCCAAGGGGTCGCATATCACGATCATGCTCTTGGGCAGGTATCACGACGACAAGCCAGGCTCGCTGGCCTCTTGGCAGAACAGGTTCGGCGACCGGCTGAACATTGAGTTCCGCACGGTACACGGCTCCAAGGGCTTGGAAGCCGAGTATGTGTTCGTGCTGAACGTCATCCAGGAAACGCGAGGCTTCCCCAGCCAAATCCAGGACGACCCCGCCTTGCAGCTGGCAATGCCGACGCCAGATCCGCACCCCTTCGCAGAAGAGCGCCGATTGTTCTACGTTGCCATGACCCGCGCTCGCAAGCAGGTGCGCTTCTACACCATGCTTGCCCAGCCTTCCCAGTTCCTGGTTGAGTTGGTCAACCAGGGACATCTCCAGATTGAGCCGGTTGACGGCGAACCACTGGAGGCCTGCCCCAAGTGCGGCAACGGCGTGCTCCAGGTGCGAGACGGGCATTACGGTGCCTTCCATGGATGCAGCCGCTTTCCAGCTTGCGACTTCAAGCGCAATGCCAACCAAGGTGCAGGCAGACGCGCTCGACCCGCAGGGCGTTCATCGCGACTTCCTGCCGCTATCAAATCCGGCGATCAGTGTCCTGTTTGTCAACAAGGAGTCATCCAACAGAAGAGCGGGCGCAACGGGCCGTTCTTGGGTTGCTCCCGCTACCGAGAAGGGTGCCGGGCTACCGGCAATGTTAGCCAGCGTTAG